One window of Alteriqipengyuania lutimaris genomic DNA carries:
- a CDS encoding acetyl/propionyl/methylcrotonyl-CoA carboxylase subunit alpha — MIQKLLIANRGEIACRIIRTAREMGITTVAVYSDADAKALHVRSADEAVHIGPSPAAESYLVGEKIIAAAKQTRAQAIHPGYGFLSENADFAQAVKDAGLIWVGAPPSSIRAMGLKDAAKKLMREAGVPVTPGYDGDDQSAERLRQEADAIGYPVLIKAVAGGGGKGMRKVDAEGDFLSALESCRREAKASFGNDDVILEKWITSPRHIEVQVFGDSHGNHVHLFERDCSLQRRHQKVIEEAPAPGMDEATREEICSAAVRAAKAVDYEGAGTIEFIADASEGLRADRIFFMEMNTRLQVEHPVTEEITGVDLVEWQLRVAAGEPIPKKQDELSIAGWAIEARLYAEDPSKGFLPSTGPLHHLDLGHEGRIETGVEEGDEISPHYDPMVAKLVAWGETRDDAIDQLIEMTDGVEIWSVRTNAAFLGNALGEDDFADAQLDTGFIEAKGDALLADPEPNDAIRAAAADIALLAAGVTEQPMAGFRLNRPLRLTVALGQGGEFTTVDPAEAAPFEPLPGFADDARVVVFADGQAHEFDLAARGGGALAASDGAILAPMPGKVIAVDVADGASVTAGQRLMVLEAMKMEHALTAPFDGTVTQLVATEGAQVQVEAVLCVVEPASED, encoded by the coding sequence ATGATCCAGAAGCTCCTGATCGCCAATCGCGGCGAGATCGCCTGCCGCATTATCCGCACCGCGCGCGAGATGGGTATCACCACCGTTGCGGTCTATTCCGATGCCGACGCCAAGGCGCTGCACGTGCGCAGTGCCGACGAGGCGGTGCATATCGGCCCCTCGCCCGCTGCCGAAAGCTACCTGGTGGGCGAGAAGATCATCGCCGCCGCCAAGCAGACCCGCGCGCAGGCGATCCACCCGGGCTACGGCTTCCTCTCGGAAAACGCCGACTTCGCGCAGGCCGTGAAGGACGCGGGACTGATCTGGGTCGGCGCGCCGCCCTCCTCGATCCGCGCGATGGGGCTGAAGGACGCCGCCAAGAAGCTGATGCGCGAGGCGGGCGTGCCCGTGACGCCGGGCTACGACGGCGACGACCAATCGGCAGAGCGGCTGAGACAGGAGGCCGACGCGATCGGCTATCCCGTGCTGATCAAGGCCGTGGCCGGCGGCGGCGGCAAGGGGATGCGCAAGGTCGACGCGGAGGGCGATTTCCTCTCCGCGCTCGAATCCTGCCGCCGCGAGGCCAAAGCCAGCTTCGGCAATGACGACGTGATCCTCGAAAAATGGATCACCTCGCCCCGCCATATCGAAGTGCAGGTTTTCGGCGACAGCCACGGCAACCACGTCCACCTGTTCGAACGCGACTGTTCCTTGCAGCGCCGCCACCAGAAGGTGATCGAGGAAGCGCCCGCGCCGGGCATGGACGAGGCGACGCGCGAAGAAATCTGCTCCGCCGCCGTGCGCGCCGCCAAGGCTGTCGATTACGAGGGCGCGGGCACGATCGAATTCATCGCCGACGCCAGCGAAGGCCTGCGCGCCGACCGCATCTTCTTCATGGAAATGAACACCCGCCTTCAGGTCGAACACCCGGTGACCGAGGAGATCACCGGGGTCGATCTGGTCGAATGGCAGCTGCGCGTCGCCGCGGGCGAACCGATCCCGAAAAAGCAGGACGAGCTGAGCATCGCCGGCTGGGCGATCGAGGCGCGGCTCTATGCCGAGGACCCCTCGAAGGGCTTCCTGCCCTCGACCGGCCCGCTCCACCATCTCGACCTTGGCCACGAGGGCCGGATCGAGACCGGCGTCGAAGAGGGCGATGAAATCAGCCCCCATTACGACCCGATGGTCGCGAAGCTGGTCGCCTGGGGCGAGACGCGCGACGACGCGATCGACCAGCTGATCGAAATGACCGATGGGGTCGAAATCTGGTCGGTCCGCACCAACGCTGCCTTCCTCGGCAATGCGCTGGGCGAGGACGATTTCGCCGATGCGCAGCTCGATACCGGCTTCATCGAGGCGAAGGGCGATGCCCTGCTCGCCGATCCCGAACCGAATGACGCGATCCGCGCGGCTGCTGCCGACATCGCCCTGCTCGCTGCGGGCGTGACCGAGCAGCCGATGGCGGGCTTCCGCCTCAATCGCCCGCTGCGGCTGACGGTGGCGCTGGGCCAGGGCGGCGAATTCACCACGGTCGATCCGGCCGAGGCCGCGCCCTTCGAACCCCTCCCCGGCTTTGCCGACGATGCGCGCGTCGTCGTCTTCGCCGACGGTCAGGCGCACGAGTTCGACCTTGCCGCACGTGGCGGCGGGGCGCTGGCCGCCAGCGACGGCGCGATCCTCGCCCCGATGCCGGGCAAGGTCATCGCGGTCGACGTGGCGGACGGCGCCAGCGTCACCGCTGGCCAGCGGTTGATGGTGCTCGAAGCGATGAAGATGGAACACGCCCTTACCGCGCCGTTCGATGGCACCGTGACGCAGCTTGTCGCCACCGAAGGCGCCCAGGTGCAGGTCGAAGCGGTGCTGTGCGTGGTGGAGCCTGCGTCCGAAGACTGA
- a CDS encoding MFS transporter — MATGATPDRMTRGHAKVILASSLGTVFEWYDFYLYGLLASIISVQFFSNVDETTGFIFALAAFAAGFAVRPFGAIVFGRLGDVVGRKYTFLVTMGLMGASTFAVGILPSFAAIGVAAPIILVLLRLVQGLALGGEYGGAATYVAEHAPEGKRGFYTSFIQTTATLGLFAALLVVIGLRTWMGEEAFADWGWRVPFLMSSILLGVSIWIRMQLSESPVFAEMKSSGTTSKAPLSEAFGQWKNLRLVLAALLGAVAGQAVVWYTGQFYALFYLERILKVDGGTANILIAIALALATPFFLFFGWLSDKVGRKPVILTGLVLAAVSYFPLFGLLTDAANPALAQASERAPVVVATAPQDCSVQFDPIGRTSFDTTGCDIAKSTLARAGIPYTDAALEGSPGRAQVRIGDGQIVAIAPGTGTEELTAALAQAGYPEKADPAAIDRPLVVAILFALVLMVTMVYGPIAALLVELFEPRIRYTAMSLPYHIGNGWFGGFLPTIAFAMVAATGNIYAGLWYPVSIAALSVICGLLFLPETFRRRIDGAN, encoded by the coding sequence ATGGCCACCGGAGCAACGCCGGACAGGATGACACGCGGGCATGCGAAGGTGATCCTCGCATCCTCGCTCGGCACGGTGTTCGAGTGGTACGATTTCTACCTCTACGGTCTGCTCGCCTCGATCATCTCGGTGCAGTTCTTCTCCAATGTGGACGAGACGACCGGGTTCATCTTCGCGCTTGCCGCCTTTGCTGCGGGCTTCGCGGTGCGGCCCTTCGGCGCGATCGTCTTCGGGCGCCTCGGCGACGTGGTCGGGCGCAAATATACCTTCCTCGTCACCATGGGCCTGATGGGGGCCTCCACCTTCGCGGTTGGGATCCTGCCATCCTTCGCCGCGATCGGCGTGGCGGCGCCGATCATCCTCGTCCTGCTGCGGCTGGTGCAGGGCCTCGCATTGGGCGGCGAATATGGCGGCGCGGCGACCTACGTGGCGGAGCATGCGCCCGAGGGGAAGCGCGGCTTCTACACCAGCTTCATCCAGACCACCGCCACGCTCGGCCTGTTTGCCGCGCTGCTGGTGGTGATCGGGCTGCGCACCTGGATGGGCGAGGAAGCCTTTGCCGACTGGGGATGGCGTGTGCCCTTCCTGATGTCGTCCATCCTGCTCGGCGTGTCGATCTGGATCAGGATGCAGCTGTCCGAAAGCCCGGTTTTCGCGGAGATGAAAAGTAGCGGCACGACATCCAAGGCGCCGCTGAGCGAAGCCTTCGGCCAGTGGAAGAACCTGCGCCTCGTGCTCGCCGCATTGCTCGGCGCGGTCGCGGGGCAAGCGGTGGTCTGGTACACCGGCCAGTTTTACGCGCTGTTCTACCTCGAGCGTATCCTGAAGGTCGATGGCGGTACCGCCAACATCCTCATCGCCATCGCGCTGGCGCTGGCCACCCCCTTCTTCCTGTTCTTCGGCTGGCTGAGCGACAAGGTGGGTCGCAAGCCGGTCATCCTGACCGGGCTGGTGCTGGCTGCGGTCAGCTATTTCCCGCTGTTCGGCCTGCTGACCGACGCCGCAAATCCCGCGCTGGCGCAGGCAAGCGAACGTGCGCCCGTGGTGGTCGCCACCGCGCCGCAGGATTGCTCGGTCCAGTTCGACCCGATCGGGCGGACCAGCTTCGACACTACGGGATGCGACATTGCCAAGTCCACGCTCGCCAGGGCAGGCATTCCCTACACCGATGCAGCGCTGGAAGGCTCGCCGGGCCGGGCCCAGGTGCGCATCGGTGACGGGCAGATCGTCGCGATCGCACCCGGCACCGGCACCGAAGAACTGACGGCCGCACTGGCTCAGGCGGGCTATCCGGAGAAAGCGGACCCGGCGGCGATCGACCGGCCGCTGGTGGTCGCGATCCTCTTCGCGCTCGTCCTGATGGTGACCATGGTCTACGGGCCGATCGCCGCGCTGCTGGTCGAACTGTTCGAGCCGCGCATCCGCTATACCGCGATGAGCCTGCCCTATCACATCGGCAATGGCTGGTTCGGTGGCTTCCTGCCGACCATCGCCTTCGCGATGGTGGCGGCAACGGGCAATATCTACGCCGGGCTATGGTATCCGGTGAGCATCGCCGCGCTCAGCGTCATATGCGGCCTGCTGTTCCTGCCCGAAACCTTCCGGCGGCGGATCGACGGGGCAAACTGA
- a CDS encoding multidrug effflux MFS transporter, with translation MRNPEYAPGETPGGAPDLPEASPAVRSPAALPPSGKPIGERQLIGMMALLMALNALGIDAILPALDNLATDLDATGNSRQFVVGAYLLAAGLGALVPGSLADRFGRRPVLFTSLALYIAFSIACALAWSFESLLTLRFLQGFGAAGIVALPPAIIRDRVGGDKMARMMSLIFVIFLMVPAVAPSLGQGVLMLMGDWRWIFVFTAGAGVAMGAWAWRNLPETLHPEDKQPIRPRVIARNMRATLTMPQALGYTLGSAVIFGALFGFINSAQQLVGEAFGAGPWFPLIFASCAGAMAVASWTNSRIVERFGARRVSHTGLFLFLIVAAMQLFFATMTEETLWTFVPLMAANMMLLGFIGANFGSIAMQPFRETAGAAASVQTFMRMTTAALIGAGIGYAYNGTAIPLAAALTGGALICIGLVLFAERGKLFGPPVADDQLAD, from the coding sequence ATGCGAAATCCAGAATATGCGCCCGGCGAGACACCCGGAGGGGCGCCCGATCTCCCCGAAGCAAGCCCCGCCGTGCGCTCGCCCGCCGCGCTGCCCCCGTCGGGCAAGCCGATCGGCGAACGCCAGCTGATCGGGATGATGGCGCTGCTGATGGCGCTCAATGCGCTCGGCATCGACGCGATCCTGCCCGCGCTCGACAATCTCGCCACCGATCTCGATGCGACGGGCAACAGCCGCCAGTTCGTGGTCGGCGCCTACCTGCTCGCCGCCGGGCTCGGCGCGCTGGTGCCCGGATCGCTGGCGGACCGTTTCGGCCGCCGCCCGGTGCTGTTTACCAGCCTTGCGCTCTATATCGCCTTCTCGATCGCGTGTGCGCTGGCATGGAGCTTTGAATCATTGCTGACGCTGCGCTTCCTGCAGGGCTTCGGCGCAGCGGGGATCGTTGCCCTGCCGCCCGCGATCATTCGTGACAGGGTGGGCGGCGACAAGATGGCCCGGATGATGAGCCTGATCTTCGTCATCTTCCTGATGGTGCCCGCCGTCGCGCCCAGCCTCGGCCAGGGCGTGCTGATGCTGATGGGCGACTGGCGCTGGATCTTCGTCTTCACCGCAGGCGCCGGCGTGGCGATGGGCGCGTGGGCATGGCGCAACCTGCCCGAGACGCTGCATCCCGAAGACAAGCAGCCGATCCGCCCGCGCGTGATCGCCCGCAACATGCGCGCGACGCTGACCATGCCGCAGGCGCTCGGCTATACGCTGGGCAGCGCGGTGATCTTCGGGGCCCTGTTCGGCTTCATCAACTCGGCGCAGCAGCTGGTGGGCGAGGCGTTCGGCGCGGGGCCGTGGTTCCCGCTGATCTTCGCGAGCTGCGCGGGCGCGATGGCGGTGGCGAGCTGGACCAATTCGCGCATCGTCGAACGCTTCGGTGCGCGCCGGGTGAGCCATACCGGCCTGTTCCTGTTCCTGATCGTGGCTGCGATGCAGCTGTTCTTCGCGACGATGACCGAGGAAACGCTGTGGACCTTCGTCCCGCTGATGGCGGCGAACATGATGCTGCTGGGCTTCATCGGCGCCAATTTCGGCTCGATCGCTATGCAGCCCTTCCGCGAGACGGCTGGCGCGGCGGCCAGCGTGCAGACCTTCATGCGGATGACCACCGCCGCGCTGATCGGCGCAGGGATCGGCTATGCCTACAACGGCACGGCGATTCCGCTGGCGGCCGCGCTGACCGGCGGCGCGCTGATCTGCATCGGCCTGGTGCTGTTCGCCGAACGCGGCAAGCTGTTCGGCCCGCCGGTGGCGGACGATCAACTGGCCGACTAG
- the dinB gene encoding DNA polymerase IV encodes MSEDASGPDDDVQDRAGEVRQRKIIHVDMDAFFASVEQRDNPELRGKPVAVGGSSGRGVVAAASYEARRFGVKSAMPSVTAKRLCPDLIFVKSRFDAYREASDQIRAIFRHHTDLVEPLSLDEAYLDVTENKLGIPSATRVAQMIRQEIRAKTRLTASAGVSYNKFLAKLASDQNKPDGMCVIRPGEGAAFVQTLPIRRFHGVGPRGEEKMARLGIATGADLAAKDQAWLRQHFGSFGDYLYRAARGMDDRPVRTNRIRKSVGGERTFSADRHEAEELRTTLAEIVDIVWERIERSEAQGRTVTLKLKYNDFQLVTRARSFARNIADKAEFAQVAREILDDMLPLPKPIRLMGLTLSNLDRADPQQAEEAARRRERKSGQLALF; translated from the coding sequence ATGAGCGAGGATGCCTCAGGACCGGACGATGACGTGCAGGATCGCGCGGGCGAAGTGCGCCAGCGCAAGATCATCCATGTCGACATGGATGCCTTCTTCGCCAGCGTCGAACAGCGCGACAATCCGGAACTGCGGGGCAAGCCGGTGGCCGTGGGCGGGTCGAGCGGGCGCGGCGTGGTCGCCGCAGCGAGTTACGAGGCGCGCAGGTTCGGCGTGAAGTCGGCCATGCCGTCGGTCACCGCGAAACGGCTGTGCCCCGATCTCATTTTCGTGAAGAGCCGCTTCGATGCCTATCGCGAAGCGTCGGACCAGATCCGCGCGATCTTCCGCCACCACACCGACCTCGTCGAACCGCTCAGCCTCGACGAGGCCTATCTCGACGTCACCGAAAACAAGCTCGGCATCCCCTCCGCCACCCGGGTCGCACAGATGATCCGGCAGGAAATCCGTGCGAAGACGAGGCTCACCGCGAGCGCGGGCGTGTCCTACAACAAGTTCCTCGCCAAGCTCGCCAGCGACCAGAACAAGCCCGACGGGATGTGCGTGATCCGCCCCGGCGAAGGCGCGGCCTTCGTCCAGACATTGCCGATCCGCCGCTTCCACGGGGTCGGCCCGCGCGGCGAGGAGAAGATGGCGCGGCTCGGCATCGCGACCGGCGCCGATCTTGCCGCCAAGGACCAGGCGTGGCTACGCCAGCATTTCGGCAGCTTCGGCGATTATCTCTACCGCGCGGCAAGAGGGATGGACGATCGCCCGGTACGCACCAACCGCATCCGCAAGTCGGTCGGCGGCGAACGGACCTTTTCGGCGGATCGGCACGAGGCCGAGGAGCTGCGTACGACTCTGGCGGAAATCGTCGATATCGTGTGGGAACGGATCGAGCGGTCCGAGGCGCAGGGACGCACCGTGACGCTCAAGCTCAAATACAACGACTTTCAGCTCGTGACGCGCGCACGTTCCTTCGCCCGCAATATTGCCGACAAGGCGGAGTTCGCGCAGGTGGCGCGCGAAATCCTCGATGACATGCTACCGCTGCCCAAGCCGATCCGCCTGATGGGGCTGACGCTGTCCAATCTCGACCGGGCAGACCCGCAGCAGGCGGAGGAAGCGGCCCGGCGGCGCGAGCGCAAGAGCGGGCAGCTGGCGCTGTTCTAA
- a CDS encoding NUDIX hydrolase — translation MLIEFLPRPLARFGLRIAHRLRHRWRRLAKPQLRGVCVFLHDPQGRMLFVRHAYGPDVWTLPGGGIDRGEEPEAAARREMREELGVTLSDLRSAGTLDETISGAPHVAFLYTATVDQVPEPDGREIVEIRFAPAGDPPQPLGSIAESRIAHLRSGEVRTTF, via the coding sequence ATGCTGATCGAGTTCCTTCCGCGCCCGCTTGCCCGGTTCGGGCTGCGCATCGCCCACCGGCTGCGGCATCGCTGGCGGCGGCTGGCGAAGCCGCAGCTGCGGGGGGTGTGCGTGTTCCTGCACGACCCGCAGGGCCGGATGCTGTTCGTGCGCCATGCCTATGGCCCCGACGTGTGGACCCTCCCGGGCGGCGGGATCGATCGTGGGGAAGAGCCGGAGGCGGCGGCACGGCGCGAAATGCGCGAGGAGCTGGGCGTTACGCTGAGCGACCTGCGCTCTGCCGGTACGCTCGACGAAACGATCTCCGGCGCGCCGCATGTCGCGTTCCTCTATACCGCCACGGTCGATCAGGTGCCCGAGCCCGACGGGCGGGAGATCGTGGAGATCCGTTTCGCACCGGCCGGGGACCCGCCGCAGCCGCTGGGCTCGATTGCCGAAAGTCGCATCGCGCACCTGCGCTCGGGCGAGGTTCGCACCACCTTTTAG
- a CDS encoding Dps family protein → MAQSGDNSKTALVQELNGLLADHLALYFKTKNFHWHVKGPRFRDLHLLFDEQAIELRDQIDEIGERVRKLGEVTLTSIGSVARATQVKDQDKTDLDADAMVSELHADNVAMVKRLKGMKPLAEEAGDNATDGLLDDWTDMAEERAWFLKSTLG, encoded by the coding sequence ATGGCCCAATCCGGTGACAATTCGAAAACCGCCCTCGTGCAGGAACTCAACGGGCTTCTTGCCGACCATCTTGCGCTCTATTTCAAGACCAAGAACTTCCACTGGCATGTGAAGGGCCCGCGTTTCCGCGACCTGCACCTGCTGTTCGACGAACAGGCGATCGAACTGCGCGACCAGATCGACGAGATCGGCGAGCGTGTGCGCAAGCTGGGCGAGGTGACGCTCACCTCGATCGGCTCGGTCGCCCGCGCCACGCAGGTGAAGGATCAGGACAAGACCGACCTCGATGCCGATGCGATGGTGAGCGAGCTGCATGCCGACAATGTCGCGATGGTCAAGCGCCTGAAGGGCATGAAGCCGCTGGCCGAAGAGGCCGGCGACAATGCCACCGACGGCCTGCTGGACGACTGGACCGACATGGCCGAAGAGCGCGCCTGGTTCCTCAAGTCCACGCTCGGCTGA
- a CDS encoding TMEM165/GDT1 family protein, with product MSSFLFGFAAALLLTIGARDQLLVARLAQPLGVAILLAALVSAAITAVAMAIAGDAIAQLLPVAAQRMLVAIALVVAAVELLWPTRDRRPKEPTRSPFAAFVVLLARQWGDAARFLLFALAAATALPAHVAAGGAVGAALALAGGWALGEDLDALPLRVFRLVMGALVLITGVVMGLGVRGII from the coding sequence ATGTCATCCTTCCTCTTCGGTTTCGCCGCCGCGCTGCTCCTGACCATCGGCGCGCGCGACCAGCTGCTGGTCGCGCGGCTGGCGCAGCCGCTGGGCGTCGCGATCCTGCTCGCCGCGCTTGTCTCGGCAGCCATTACTGCCGTCGCGATGGCAATCGCAGGCGATGCGATCGCGCAGCTGCTGCCGGTTGCGGCACAGCGCATGCTGGTCGCGATCGCGCTGGTCGTGGCGGCGGTGGAACTGCTCTGGCCCACGCGCGACCGGCGTCCGAAGGAGCCGACCCGATCGCCCTTCGCGGCCTTCGTCGTGCTGCTCGCGCGCCAGTGGGGCGATGCCGCGCGCTTCCTGCTGTTCGCGCTCGCGGCGGCGACCGCGCTGCCTGCGCATGTCGCGGCGGGCGGAGCGGTGGGCGCGGCTCTCGCGCTGGCAGGCGGCTGGGCGCTGGGTGAGGATCTGGACGCGCTGCCCCTGCGCGTCTTCCGGCTGGTGATGGGTGCGCTCGTGCTGATCACCGGCGTGGTCATGGGGCTGGGCGTGCGCGGGATTATCTGA
- a CDS encoding GGDEF domain-containing protein, whose product MGKDTIGRDVLAFLAGNLLDPTPMNYRFGYLYLTRSSKVICEETDTYVENGMRMKQETIVEIMGKHASASDDPEERIAARDEAIEMFLHAAGDLARETKRQAHGVGRDIAEESQVIRDGAQGEDLKGAIRRIIDRADEAERELSTASSRIDRLQRDLDEARNKALIDELTGIPNRRATRATIQDLEIRKVRYCVSIIDIDHFKAINDTYGHAVGDRALRLVAEALTEALAPWPVARWGGEEFLVIAETPDANRVAQQVAMAKDALAERNLKLRETDEPMGAITFSAGVSVSLETSDATLCRADDALYEAKKTGRNKVIVAPEKGRIVDAA is encoded by the coding sequence ATGGGTAAGGACACTATCGGCCGCGACGTGCTCGCGTTTCTCGCGGGCAACCTGCTCGATCCGACGCCGATGAACTACCGCTTCGGCTATCTCTACCTCACGCGCTCGAGCAAGGTGATCTGCGAGGAGACGGACACCTACGTCGAAAACGGCATGCGCATGAAGCAGGAGACGATCGTCGAGATCATGGGCAAGCATGCCTCGGCCTCCGACGATCCGGAGGAGCGGATCGCGGCGCGCGACGAAGCGATCGAGATGTTCCTGCATGCGGCGGGCGATCTCGCCCGCGAGACCAAGCGGCAGGCCCATGGCGTCGGGCGCGACATTGCCGAGGAAAGCCAGGTCATCCGCGACGGCGCGCAGGGCGAGGACCTGAAGGGCGCGATCCGTCGGATCATCGACCGCGCGGACGAGGCGGAGCGCGAATTGTCGACCGCGTCGAGCCGGATCGACCGGCTCCAGCGCGATCTCGACGAGGCGCGCAACAAGGCGCTGATCGACGAGCTGACGGGCATTCCCAATCGCCGCGCCACCCGCGCGACGATCCAGGATCTCGAAATCCGCAAGGTTCGCTACTGCGTGTCGATCATCGACATCGACCACTTCAAGGCGATCAACGACACCTATGGCCACGCGGTCGGCGACCGCGCGCTGCGCCTCGTGGCGGAGGCGCTGACCGAGGCGCTGGCCCCCTGGCCGGTCGCGCGATGGGGCGGAGAGGAATTCCTCGTCATCGCCGAAACGCCCGACGCCAACCGCGTCGCGCAGCAGGTCGCCATGGCCAAGGACGCGCTGGCCGAACGCAACCTGAAGCTGCGCGAGACCGACGAGCCGATGGGGGCGATCACCTTCTCCGCCGGGGTCTCGGTCAGTCTCGAAACCAGCGATGCTACCTTGTGCCGGGCGGACGATGCGCTGTACGAGGCGAAGAAGACGGGCCGCAACAAGGTGATCGTCGCGCCCGAGAAGGGGCGAATCGTGGACGCCGCCTGA